One stretch of Bradyrhizobium manausense DNA includes these proteins:
- a CDS encoding efflux RND transporter periplasmic adaptor subunit, with protein MRQVRTFGCIDDLRAQFRDCNHDSDDAGRPDASGVWRRGLAILIVSMVAGAGCANAQETKPEGQFDCLIQPKMVLKLGTSVPGLLSEVLVDRGDVIKKGDVVARLESGVEQAAVLLAKARAENDATVRSSIAKLEFLRRKDERSKLLRKNDTVSVAVADEAETSARVAEQDVEEAKVNLALAGLEVARANEVLKLRTIRSPIDGVVVERKLGPGEYAYDQAHLLTISQIDPLLVEVYVPLSQFGKIHVGASAEIRPEEPVGGRYAARVTVVDQVFDAASGTIGVRLELPNPNYALPAGLKCRVRFPGVG; from the coding sequence ATGAGACAGGTCCGGACATTTGGATGCATCGACGACTTGCGGGCGCAGTTCCGGGATTGCAATCACGACAGTGACGATGCGGGGCGCCCTGACGCGTCGGGCGTGTGGCGTAGAGGTCTCGCGATTCTGATCGTCTCGATGGTGGCGGGCGCAGGATGCGCCAACGCGCAAGAGACGAAGCCGGAGGGGCAGTTCGATTGCCTGATACAGCCGAAAATGGTTCTCAAGCTCGGAACGTCGGTTCCGGGTCTCCTGAGCGAAGTGCTGGTCGATCGTGGTGACGTCATAAAGAAGGGAGATGTCGTTGCGCGGCTCGAATCGGGAGTCGAGCAGGCGGCGGTGCTGCTGGCGAAGGCTCGTGCCGAGAACGACGCGACGGTTCGCTCGAGCATCGCCAAACTCGAATTCCTCCGGCGCAAGGACGAGCGATCCAAGCTATTGCGCAAGAATGATACGGTTTCGGTCGCGGTTGCCGACGAGGCGGAGACGAGTGCGCGCGTGGCCGAACAGGATGTCGAGGAAGCGAAGGTCAACCTCGCTCTTGCTGGGCTCGAAGTGGCCCGCGCCAACGAAGTCCTGAAACTGCGTACCATCCGCAGCCCCATCGACGGCGTGGTGGTCGAGCGCAAACTGGGGCCGGGCGAATATGCGTACGACCAGGCCCATCTTCTGACGATTTCGCAAATCGATCCGCTGCTGGTCGAGGTTTATGTTCCGCTCAGCCAGTTCGGAAAGATCCATGTGGGGGCGTCTGCGGAGATTCGTCCCGAGGAACCGGTAGGCGGCCGATACGCCGCGCGCGTGACGGTCGTCGATCAGGTCTTCGACGCGGCGAGCGGGACGATCGGTGTTCGCCTTGAATTGCCGAACCCGAACTATGCGCTTCCCGCCGGCCTCAAATGTCGCGTCCGTTTTCCCGGTGTCGGCTGA
- a CDS encoding pilus assembly protein TadG-related protein → MRDMLRCRRGSAAFATVVALVPLIGAMALGGEAASWYVTKQRAQGAADAAAYSGALRLACDKAPQPGVTCSNTQSVDYRGKQVAAQNSFCNSGDTSYPGATCATSLPAGVSKSVQIATLGSWNGTAGSYVQATISQQQPAYLAQLLGLSTINVVASAVAGVDSLAKPPCVLALKDPVTFQGSANVSSPTCGISSNSAAANGIGFIGNSGISVNAPSYTVGSCSQTGGSQCTGVKTYQQPIPDPLSAVAAAMAALSTKDFPNKACSGSTAVSYEAGACYNSGNPTFPSTMSGTYYFTGNVKLNGSPTIKGTATLIFFGGATFTVTGTPTIQLTAMTSPTGPSTLSSTVKALMTKLLIYDDEAYTKQGVNISGTSTSYFNGTVYVPNTPVTYGGNSSGAPSSGCYQVIAYAVSFTGSTTLDNSGCIGSAGSGSAAEPNIQTVRLVQ, encoded by the coding sequence ATGCGTGACATGCTTCGCTGCCGTCGAGGGTCCGCCGCGTTTGCAACGGTGGTCGCGTTAGTGCCCTTGATCGGGGCTATGGCATTGGGAGGCGAGGCTGCATCCTGGTACGTGACCAAGCAACGCGCTCAGGGCGCGGCCGATGCGGCCGCCTATTCGGGCGCCCTGCGGTTGGCGTGCGACAAGGCTCCACAGCCTGGCGTAACCTGCAGCAATACGCAGTCAGTCGATTATCGCGGCAAGCAGGTTGCAGCGCAGAACTCGTTCTGCAATTCAGGCGACACATCCTATCCCGGCGCCACGTGTGCTACCAGCCTTCCAGCAGGCGTGTCGAAGTCGGTGCAGATCGCCACGCTGGGGTCGTGGAACGGAACTGCAGGAAGCTACGTCCAGGCCACCATCAGTCAGCAGCAGCCGGCATACCTCGCTCAGTTGCTGGGTCTATCGACGATCAATGTGGTTGCGAGCGCGGTTGCCGGCGTTGACAGTTTGGCGAAGCCCCCATGTGTGCTGGCCCTGAAAGACCCTGTTACGTTTCAGGGCAGCGCTAACGTATCGTCACCAACGTGCGGCATTTCGTCGAACAGTGCTGCGGCAAACGGGATCGGCTTCATCGGCAATTCGGGCATCTCGGTAAATGCGCCAAGCTACACGGTCGGTAGCTGTTCTCAGACCGGCGGGAGCCAGTGCACGGGCGTAAAAACGTATCAGCAACCGATTCCGGATCCGCTCAGCGCGGTGGCCGCGGCGATGGCTGCGCTAAGTACAAAGGATTTCCCGAACAAAGCCTGCAGCGGCTCCACGGCCGTCTCGTATGAAGCTGGTGCCTGTTACAACTCCGGCAATCCGACGTTCCCGTCTACGATGAGCGGCACGTACTATTTTACGGGAAACGTCAAGCTGAATGGCAGCCCAACCATAAAAGGGACGGCGACCCTGATTTTTTTCGGAGGGGCAACTTTCACCGTTACCGGAACCCCGACCATTCAACTGACGGCGATGACGTCGCCCACCGGGCCATCGACACTGTCCTCAACTGTGAAGGCTCTGATGACCAAGCTTCTCATCTATGATGACGAGGCCTATACGAAGCAAGGCGTCAACATCAGTGGCACCTCCACGAGCTATTTCAACGGCACGGTCTATGTGCCTAATACGCCCGTCACCTATGGAGGCAATTCGTCGGGTGCCCCCAGTTCGGGTTGTTACCAGGTCATAGCCTACGCCGTGTCATTCACCGGCAGCACGACGCTGGACAACTCTGGATGTATTGGCTCTGCGGGTAGCGGGTCGGCTGCAGAGCCGAATATCCAAACCGTGCGTCTGGTGCAGTGA
- a CDS encoding pilus assembly protein N-terminal domain-containing protein, translating to MSLFALCIGPANAQRMQEIVATETIELRAEQARTFTLDQPVNRFSLSIEDIAQVIPETDRVFTIRGLKAGRVMMTAYAADGQVVHRATVIVDQTQGLVKLYRADVKDYVGFFCTSLSCGRADPDAKPLPYGATPDGQQQQRSEGSSAAPPKEPQ from the coding sequence ATGTCGCTTTTTGCCCTCTGCATCGGCCCCGCGAACGCGCAGCGAATGCAGGAGATCGTCGCCACCGAGACGATCGAGCTTCGCGCCGAGCAGGCCCGCACCTTCACGCTGGATCAGCCGGTGAACAGGTTCTCGCTTTCGATCGAAGACATCGCGCAGGTGATTCCGGAAACCGATCGCGTGTTCACGATCCGCGGCCTGAAAGCCGGTCGCGTCATGATGACGGCCTATGCTGCCGATGGCCAGGTCGTCCACCGCGCCACGGTCATCGTGGACCAGACCCAGGGGCTGGTGAAACTCTATCGCGCCGACGTGAAGGATTATGTCGGCTTTTTCTGCACCAGCCTCTCGTGCGGCCGGGCCGATCCCGACGCCAAGCCGCTGCCTTACGGGGCCACACCGGACGGCCAGCAGCAGCAGCGAAGCGAGGGCAGCAGCGCGGCGCCGCCGAAGGAGCCCCAGTGA
- a CDS encoding methyltransferase family protein, whose amino-acid sequence MSTVTLSNKSSYERMMQLLGGMWFMLLALVYAIKVGSFSDSWSIVLSSFCLASFYVLLGLLVMTRPPAKAHADGLLPRVAAFVGTYLPWTIGFFAETDKALPNIASTACLLIGMAMMLFTIRHLGRSFSLVPQARTVVQSGPYRWIKHPLYLAEEIAIFGVVLKVLSPLTLALFVLHLGVQVCRIYYEEDLLRRNCSEYASYEASRWRLIPYVW is encoded by the coding sequence ATGAGCACCGTCACATTATCGAATAAATCGAGTTACGAGCGGATGATGCAGCTGCTCGGCGGCATGTGGTTCATGCTGCTGGCGCTCGTCTACGCCATCAAGGTCGGATCGTTTTCCGATTCCTGGTCGATCGTCCTGTCGAGCTTCTGTCTCGCCAGTTTCTACGTCCTGCTCGGGCTCCTGGTCATGACACGGCCACCGGCAAAGGCGCATGCGGATGGCTTGCTGCCGCGGGTGGCGGCGTTTGTCGGCACCTATTTGCCGTGGACGATCGGCTTCTTCGCCGAGACCGACAAGGCGCTGCCGAATATTGCGTCCACGGCGTGCCTGTTGATCGGCATGGCCATGATGCTCTTCACGATCAGGCATCTTGGCCGGTCGTTCAGCCTGGTGCCGCAGGCGCGCACGGTGGTGCAGTCAGGTCCGTACCGCTGGATCAAGCATCCGCTCTATCTGGCGGAGGAGATCGCGATATTCGGTGTGGTTCTCAAGGTCTTGTCGCCGCTGACGCTGGCCCTGTTCGTGTTGCACCTGGGCGTGCAGGTATGCCGGATCTACTACGAAGAGGATCTGCTTCGGCGCAACTGCTCCGAGTACGCGAGTTACGAAGCCTCGCGCTGGAGATTGATACCGTACGTCTGGTGA
- a CDS encoding TadE family protein, with the protein MKKLDQRGVAAFEFCLVGGSLFVLMFTIFDFGRYAITMQSLRMLASASARANIVNCYTPAVIAGTSPSACTADYLSDADKQAIVPFLYSGGLAPTVSTAASASALTVTASQSGFTMLFTGWGSSFNAPSASTKIPF; encoded by the coding sequence ATGAAAAAGCTCGATCAGCGCGGGGTTGCCGCTTTCGAGTTTTGCCTCGTCGGCGGATCCCTGTTCGTTCTGATGTTCACCATCTTCGATTTCGGACGATATGCGATCACGATGCAATCGTTGCGCATGCTTGCCAGTGCCAGCGCGCGGGCGAACATCGTCAATTGCTACACGCCCGCTGTCATAGCGGGCACATCCCCATCCGCTTGTACTGCTGACTATCTGTCGGACGCGGACAAGCAGGCCATCGTTCCCTTCCTGTATAGTGGCGGACTTGCGCCCACGGTGAGCACTGCCGCGTCTGCGTCCGCGCTGACTGTGACGGCATCACAGTCGGGCTTCACCATGCTTTTCACGGGCTGGGGCTCATCCTTCAATGCGCCGAGCGCATCGACCAAGATCCCGTTTTAG
- the cpaB gene encoding Flp pilus assembly protein CpaB codes for MSSALRVSVIMVLLLAAVALGLIAYNANEAKGPVVADAVAEKLPAAPTTVSYFVATRPLARGTLAREEDFAVRQVTPDRVPSGAILETPDTKVGLPGSLVRKFVDAGSPITLQDILRPRDRGFLASVLAPDSRAISIKVDEESGVSGLVRPGDHVDVVLTQVFEKADPARRAMSETILRNVRVIAIDQELVQGGRTISTVTGKLPQTVSLELTQEQVKKVTVAKQLGTLSLAVRAAIDQWDKADAGVISSCDVSPELARQNAIAGQRTAVVVHSGGDVRQYTVRKQDAESVEAAVTCDGSEAAERTASAIGLGAKLPEKR; via the coding sequence ATGTCGTCCGCTCTGCGCGTCTCCGTCATCATGGTGCTGTTGCTCGCAGCCGTCGCGCTCGGGCTGATTGCCTATAATGCGAACGAGGCGAAGGGACCGGTCGTCGCGGACGCGGTCGCGGAAAAGCTGCCGGCCGCGCCCACGACCGTCAGCTATTTTGTTGCGACACGTCCCCTTGCCAGGGGAACGCTGGCACGCGAGGAGGATTTCGCGGTGCGTCAGGTGACGCCGGATCGCGTCCCCTCGGGGGCGATCCTCGAAACGCCTGATACCAAGGTTGGACTTCCCGGGTCGCTGGTTCGCAAGTTCGTCGACGCCGGCAGCCCGATCACGCTGCAGGACATCCTGCGCCCGCGCGATCGCGGCTTCCTCGCCAGCGTGCTGGCGCCGGACAGCCGTGCCATCAGCATCAAGGTCGACGAGGAGTCCGGCGTCTCCGGCCTGGTACGGCCGGGTGATCATGTCGATGTCGTTCTGACCCAGGTGTTCGAGAAGGCGGATCCCGCCCGTCGCGCGATGAGCGAGACGATTCTGCGAAATGTCCGCGTCATCGCGATCGACCAGGAGCTGGTGCAGGGCGGGCGCACCATCAGCACCGTCACCGGCAAGTTGCCGCAAACCGTCTCGCTCGAGCTGACGCAGGAGCAGGTGAAGAAGGTCACGGTGGCCAAGCAGCTCGGAACCCTGTCGCTCGCGGTGCGGGCCGCCATCGACCAGTGGGACAAGGCTGACGCCGGCGTGATCTCGAGCTGCGACGTCTCGCCGGAGCTCGCGCGCCAGAATGCGATCGCCGGCCAGAGAACGGCCGTGGTCGTTCATTCCGGCGGCGATGTGAGGCAGTACACGGTCAGGAAGCAGGACGCCGAAAGCGTTGAGGCGGCCGTGACCTGCGACGGATCGGAAGCCGCGGAGCGCACCGCAAGCGCGATTGGCCTTGGTGCCAAGTTGCCGGAGAAGCGTTGA
- a CDS encoding CpaF family protein → MKKFGRRPDEMPISLSMRTAEAPGAPPPLPVPPPIAPNVMSIVPNGEPPALSVSTQKREEPATGHPVMPASLRERVIEQIEPAAAASVSREILRRQIEEIIHGIANQDRLELSGREQLLLAEEIADDMTGYGPLRSLLLDETINDIMINGPSNVYVERSGKLERVAVRFRDNDHIAAIAQKIAAQVGRRVDESSPMVDCRLPDGSRVNIILPPLAIHSPCVSIRKFPSRRLNIAGMIENGSMTLALGQLLEIASRCRLNVLVSGGTGSGKTTMLNALSQFIDHSERIVTIEDAAELQLQQPHVISLETRPPSLEGTGQVTQRDLLWNALRMRPDRIVVGEVRGAEAFDMLQAMNTGHDGSISTVHANSTRDALTRVENMVQMGQVNLPSRAIRAQIVAALDLIVQVERMRDGQRRIVQITEVIGLEGEVITTNDIALFEYKDEDVHGRISGTYRSTNAVPKFKSRLVYYGLDRAWADAMRQI, encoded by the coding sequence ATGAAGAAGTTCGGCAGGCGCCCAGACGAGATGCCGATCTCTTTGTCGATGCGGACGGCGGAGGCGCCGGGCGCGCCGCCGCCGTTGCCCGTCCCGCCGCCGATTGCGCCTAACGTGATGTCAATTGTGCCGAATGGGGAGCCTCCGGCTCTGTCCGTGTCGACGCAGAAGCGCGAGGAGCCTGCAACAGGGCACCCGGTCATGCCGGCCTCGTTGCGCGAGCGGGTTATCGAGCAGATCGAGCCTGCGGCGGCCGCGTCGGTCTCGCGCGAGATCCTTCGGCGGCAGATCGAGGAAATCATTCACGGCATCGCCAATCAGGACCGGCTTGAACTGTCAGGCCGCGAGCAACTGCTGCTGGCGGAAGAAATTGCGGACGACATGACCGGCTATGGGCCGCTGCGTTCGCTTCTGCTCGATGAGACCATCAACGACATCATGATCAACGGGCCGAGCAACGTCTACGTGGAACGGAGCGGCAAGCTGGAGCGGGTCGCGGTACGGTTCCGGGACAACGACCACATTGCCGCGATCGCGCAGAAGATTGCAGCGCAGGTTGGCCGGCGCGTGGACGAATCCAGTCCGATGGTGGACTGCCGTCTGCCGGACGGCAGCCGCGTCAATATCATTCTGCCGCCGCTGGCTATCCACAGTCCCTGCGTATCGATCCGAAAATTTCCGAGCCGGCGCTTGAACATTGCCGGAATGATCGAGAACGGATCCATGACTCTCGCGCTCGGACAGCTTCTGGAGATTGCCTCCCGCTGCCGGCTGAACGTTCTGGTTTCAGGAGGCACGGGCTCGGGCAAGACGACCATGCTGAATGCTCTCAGCCAGTTCATCGACCACAGCGAACGTATCGTCACAATCGAGGATGCGGCGGAGCTCCAGCTTCAGCAACCCCACGTGATCAGTCTGGAGACCCGGCCGCCGAGCCTCGAGGGTACGGGACAGGTCACGCAACGCGATCTGTTGTGGAACGCCCTGCGCATGCGTCCGGATCGCATTGTCGTCGGCGAGGTGCGCGGTGCCGAGGCCTTCGACATGCTGCAAGCGATGAACACCGGCCATGACGGCTCGATTTCGACCGTGCATGCCAACAGTACGCGTGATGCCCTGACACGTGTCGAGAACATGGTCCAGATGGGCCAGGTCAATCTGCCGTCGCGTGCGATCCGCGCACAAATCGTGGCCGCCCTGGATCTGATCGTGCAGGTCGAGCGCATGCGGGACGGACAGCGCAGGATCGTTCAGATCACCGAGGTGATTGGCCTGGAAGGCGAGGTGATCACCACCAATGACATCGCGCTGTTCGAGTACAAGGACGAGGACGTGCACGGCCGGATATCGGGCACGTATCGGTCCACGAACGCAGTTCCGAAATTCAAGAGCCGTCTCGTCTATTATGGGCTCGACCGGGCCTGGGCCGACGCGATGAGGCAGATCTGA
- a CDS encoding type II secretion system F family protein, with protein MSTPLIIVLVLLLCATINTLWLDARQRRMERRVEVALPTSEAEISVSIRRAAKASRWDLLYRLVNYQADIVYAVHPALVFLAGAVAAGMVVYGNHRLLQFSTSTVSIAAGGVALLVVRGVFGWQRSRFINQLFRQLPDAIQLVTSTVRSGLPVNEAFRAIAREMPQPTAREFATVCSELNLGKAPEEAVEGIYRRTLIPEYAMFAVTLAVQLKAGGSLAETLQTLAETVSQRVALAARAKALAGEVIFSSRALSLSPLIIGGLLYAINPQSIDLLFYDPTGNMLLAYAAGSVIVGHFVIRWMIKRETAL; from the coding sequence ATGTCGACGCCGTTGATCATCGTCCTGGTGCTTCTGCTGTGTGCGACGATCAATACGCTGTGGCTCGACGCGCGACAGAGGCGGATGGAGCGCCGGGTCGAGGTCGCTTTGCCGACATCCGAGGCGGAAATCTCGGTGTCTATCCGTCGCGCGGCCAAGGCGTCGCGCTGGGATTTGCTCTACCGGCTCGTCAATTACCAGGCCGACATCGTTTACGCCGTGCATCCCGCCCTGGTGTTTCTGGCCGGCGCGGTGGCCGCCGGCATGGTCGTTTATGGCAACCATCGATTGCTGCAGTTTTCGACGTCTACGGTGTCGATCGCTGCTGGTGGTGTTGCCCTTCTGGTCGTGCGCGGCGTTTTCGGATGGCAGCGAAGTCGTTTCATCAACCAGCTTTTCCGCCAGCTTCCCGATGCAATACAGTTGGTGACCAGCACCGTTCGGTCGGGGTTGCCCGTCAACGAAGCCTTTCGCGCCATCGCGCGCGAGATGCCGCAGCCGACAGCGCGCGAGTTCGCGACGGTTTGCAGCGAGCTGAACCTTGGCAAGGCTCCGGAAGAGGCCGTCGAAGGGATCTATCGACGAACCCTGATTCCCGAATACGCCATGTTTGCGGTGACGCTCGCGGTCCAGCTCAAGGCGGGCGGCAGCCTGGCGGAAACCCTGCAAACGCTGGCCGAGACTGTGAGCCAACGGGTTGCCCTGGCCGCGCGCGCGAAGGCTCTGGCGGGTGAGGTCATCTTCTCGTCGCGTGCGCTCTCGCTGTCTCCGCTCATCATCGGCGGATTGCTCTATGCCATCAATCCGCAATCGATCGACCTGCTGTTCTACGATCCGACTGGAAACATGCTGCTGGCCTACGCGGCCGGATCGGTCATCGTGGGGCACTTCGTGATACGCTGGATGATCAAGAGGGAGACGGCCCTATGA
- a CDS encoding cold shock domain-containing protein: MLEGTIKTYHGDRAFGFIRPDSGGTDIFFHLKSFSPGLTPEAGARVTYNLAPDQRSGKRQAVSVRVLANAPGVAVLTRYIRSPRLHR, from the coding sequence ATGCTGGAAGGTACAATCAAGACCTATCACGGCGACCGGGCATTCGGCTTCATCCGGCCGGATTCCGGCGGCACCGACATATTCTTTCATCTCAAATCGTTTTCGCCCGGCCTGACGCCCGAGGCCGGTGCCCGGGTGACCTACAATCTGGCTCCCGATCAGCGGTCCGGCAAGCGGCAGGCGGTCAGCGTCCGGGTGCTCGCCAATGCGCCTGGCGTGGCTGTTCTGACCCGCTATATCAGATCGCCACGCCTGCACCGGTAA
- a CDS encoding AAA family ATPase has translation MNMAVVTPSQETTSVVTRSRIVCFVNDEVSASALGKGLEGSNLSIKNGTIRSAIKMLETDTDLLALVTDISGIDDPFPELERLAGVCPPDVRVALIGDNREITFYRALIDLGLTEYLPKPLTRDIVLDQLRPKLLGDVSHAPADRSGHVVSICGAQGGAGATSVAINLAMQLAETTKAKVALLDLHLQGGETAVMLGVRPGPGLRIALENPMRADTLFLERTAIEVNDRVSLISGDEELDAKLDITEAGVRHVLGLLRQRFNYIVVDVPVPFAASMYPVIQMSRHVLVLLEAEVTGLRNAHALRNAVTNIAGKDRVFTLLNRANRPGGLPKATIVKALGAEPDMVIPDLGKGMTQAVNLGIPALKHVRGLRRHLAPIVREITGVGSKEKRRWKRWLGL, from the coding sequence ATGAACATGGCAGTGGTCACTCCGTCCCAGGAAACGACATCCGTCGTCACGCGCAGCCGGATTGTCTGTTTCGTCAATGACGAGGTCAGCGCCAGCGCCCTCGGCAAGGGCCTCGAAGGCAGCAATCTCTCGATCAAGAACGGCACCATCCGCAGCGCCATCAAGATGCTGGAGACGGATACCGATCTGCTCGCTTTGGTGACCGATATCAGCGGCATCGATGATCCCTTTCCCGAGCTGGAGCGCCTGGCGGGCGTCTGCCCGCCGGATGTCCGCGTGGCCCTGATTGGCGACAACAGGGAGATCACCTTCTACCGCGCGCTGATCGATCTCGGCCTCACGGAATATCTTCCGAAGCCGCTCACGCGGGATATCGTGCTGGACCAGTTGCGCCCGAAGCTGCTGGGCGACGTGTCGCATGCCCCGGCCGATCGCAGCGGGCATGTGGTCTCGATTTGCGGTGCGCAGGGCGGCGCCGGTGCAACGAGTGTAGCGATCAACCTTGCGATGCAGCTGGCCGAGACGACGAAGGCCAAGGTCGCGTTGCTCGACCTGCATCTGCAGGGCGGTGAAACCGCGGTCATGCTGGGCGTTCGTCCGGGGCCCGGCCTGCGTATTGCCCTCGAGAACCCGATGCGGGCCGACACCCTGTTTCTGGAGCGCACTGCAATCGAGGTGAACGATCGCGTGAGCCTGATCTCCGGCGATGAAGAACTCGACGCCAAGCTCGACATCACCGAGGCGGGCGTGCGGCACGTGCTGGGCCTGCTCCGCCAGCGGTTCAACTACATCGTGGTCGATGTGCCGGTGCCCTTCGCGGCCTCCATGTACCCGGTGATCCAGATGTCCCGTCATGTGCTGGTGCTGCTGGAAGCCGAGGTGACCGGACTGCGCAATGCCCATGCCCTGCGCAACGCGGTCACCAACATCGCCGGCAAGGATCGGGTCTTTACCTTGCTTAACCGCGCGAACCGACCCGGGGGGCTGCCCAAGGCGACCATCGTCAAGGCGCTGGGTGCAGAGCCTGACATGGTGATCCCTGATCTCGGCAAGGGAATGACCCAGGCCGTCAACCTCGGCATCCCGGCTCTGAAGCACGTGCGTGGGCTGCGGCGTCACCTGGCTCCGATCGTGCGGGAGATCACCGGCGTCGGCTCCAAGGAAAAGAGGCGGTGGAAAAGGTGGCTCGGGCTATGA
- a CDS encoding A24 family peptidase: MNWIASTTSCLEIALLLYVATIDIATRLIRNEICLALALLGIVGELASPMQLGQSLFVAALLFLVLFVIYQRGMIGGGDVKLLVALAVGLPLSGVVELLTVTALAGGVLAAMHMMMRHLPYPKLAPAGSSLVRRVYAVERWRHLRHAPLPYGVAIACGGIWTILSKGF, from the coding sequence ATGAACTGGATTGCGTCCACGACCTCGTGTCTGGAAATCGCATTGTTGTTGTATGTCGCAACCATCGATATCGCGACACGGTTGATCCGAAACGAGATTTGTCTGGCGTTGGCGTTGCTTGGAATTGTCGGCGAATTAGCCAGTCCGATGCAGCTTGGCCAGTCGCTGTTCGTCGCCGCATTGCTGTTCCTGGTGCTCTTCGTCATCTATCAGCGCGGGATGATCGGCGGCGGCGATGTCAAGTTGCTGGTTGCTCTGGCGGTCGGTCTTCCATTGAGCGGCGTCGTTGAGCTGCTGACCGTTACCGCACTCGCCGGGGGCGTCCTGGCCGCCATGCATATGATGATGCGCCACCTGCCGTATCCGAAGCTGGCGCCCGCCGGATCCTCGCTTGTGCGTCGGGTCTATGCCGTCGAGCGCTGGCGCCACTTGCGGCATGCACCGCTGCCCTATGGGGTTGCCATCGCGTGCGGCGGTATCTGGACAATTTTGAGCAAAGGATTTTGA
- a CDS encoding type II secretion system F family protein, with protein MTAVVGFATLATVVAAAMFILVIREVHIRALDARVASAVLGIPHRRSSTQGLMGWLSSIGGRYKRFYAEENLEELRMIIRSAGFNHYRTLPIWIGVKAVSMFLFPLAAFLTTQLLGKPFPDVMIFTLFGVVIGIMGPRLILFVLKRRFDAAIRLGTPDAIDLLVVCSEAGMGLEGGIERVAEEMKETNPEITQVLRGLLDDLRILPNRAEAFEKLGTKSEGLRRFGTVIAQSLQYGTPLGQALRGIAADLRRERITKLEERAHKLGAKLTIPMVLFMLPAMFVILGGSPFLHLARAFK; from the coding sequence ATGACTGCCGTCGTCGGTTTTGCAACGCTTGCCACGGTCGTCGCGGCCGCGATGTTCATCCTGGTCATTCGCGAGGTGCATATCCGCGCGCTGGATGCGCGCGTGGCGAGTGCCGTGCTGGGTATCCCTCACCGCCGGAGCTCCACGCAGGGCCTGATGGGTTGGCTGTCCTCGATAGGCGGTCGCTACAAGCGGTTCTATGCGGAGGAAAACCTCGAAGAGCTCCGGATGATCATTCGTTCGGCGGGTTTCAACCATTATCGAACGCTGCCGATCTGGATTGGTGTCAAAGCGGTCAGCATGTTCCTGTTTCCGCTCGCGGCTTTCTTGACGACCCAGCTTCTCGGAAAGCCGTTCCCGGACGTGATGATCTTCACGCTGTTCGGAGTGGTGATCGGAATCATGGGCCCGCGCCTGATCCTTTTTGTGTTGAAGCGGCGCTTTGATGCGGCCATCCGGCTGGGGACCCCGGATGCCATCGATCTGCTTGTCGTATGCAGCGAAGCGGGAATGGGCCTCGAAGGCGGGATTGAACGCGTCGCGGAGGAGATGAAGGAGACCAATCCGGAGATCACCCAGGTCTTGCGCGGACTGCTCGACGATCTCCGGATCTTGCCGAATCGCGCTGAAGCATTCGAGAAGCTGGGCACCAAGTCCGAAGGGCTTCGCCGCTTTGGAACGGTGATCGCCCAGAGCCTGCAATACGGAACGCCGCTCGGGCAGGCGCTGCGCGGTATTGCAGCAGACCTTCGGAGAGAGCGCATCACCAAGCTGGAGGAGCGGGCGCATAAGCTGGGCGCCAAGCTGACGATTCCGATGGTGCTGTTCATGCTTCCGGCCATGTTCGTCATCCTGGGCGGAAGCCCGTTTTTGCACCTCGCCCGTGCGTTCAAGTAG